A region from the Alnus glutinosa chromosome 5, dhAlnGlut1.1, whole genome shotgun sequence genome encodes:
- the LOC133868741 gene encoding chlorophyllase-2-like isoform X4 encodes MPSEAGEFPLLVFVHGYLLSNSFYSQLIQHIASHGFIVIAPKLYTVAGPSATVDIDSTVATTNWLLEGLHYLLPPQVQPNMKKLGLAGHSRGGKAAFALVLEKAATSLKFSALIGIDPVDGLGKGCQTPPPVLTYVPHSFDLDMPAMVIGTELGEIGNTLLFCVTLPAPAPKGVNHEDFFNECRKPACHFFVKDYGHCDMLDDDIGLLAGIAINIMCKSGKSREPMRRFVGGIVVAFMKAYLLDDNSDLMAIRDGQETAPVELKTIEFLE; translated from the exons ATGCCATCTGAAGCTGGTGAATTCCCACTACTTGTCTTCGTCCATGGTTACCTTCTCTCCAACTCATTTTATTCTCAGCTTATCCAACACATCGCTTCTCATGGATTCATTGTCATCGCCCCTAAG TTATACACCGTGGCTGGACCATCTGCAACTGTTGACATTGACTCCACAGTGGCCACAACAAATTGGTTACTCGAGGGACTCCATTACTTGCTTCCACCGCAGGTTCAACCAAATATGAAAAAGCTAGGACTCGCTGGCCATAGCCGTGGAGGCAAGGCCGCTTTTGCACTTGTTCTTGAAAAAGCAGCAACTTCTCTAAAGTTCTCTGCTCTAATAGGCATTGACCCAGTTGATGGACTAGGCAAAGGTTGCCAGACCCCTCCGCCAGTACTCACCTATGTTCCTCATTCATTTGACCTTGACATGCCTGCAATGGTCATTGGTACTGAATTGGGTGAAATCGGAAATACTCTTCTATTTTGTGTTACTCTTCCTGCTCCTGCTCCTAAGGGAGTTAACCATGAGGATTTCTTCAATGAATGTCGGAAACCGGCTTGTCATTTTTTTGTGAAGGACTATGGCCATTGTGATATGTTAGATGACGATATCGGGTTGCTTGCTGGGATAGCTATAAATATTATGTGTAAGAGTGGGAAGTCTAGGGAACCCATGAGGAGGTTTGTTGGAGGAATTGTTGTTGCATTCATGAAAGCCTATCTGCTAGATGATAACAGTGACTTAATGGCTATAAGAGATGGGCAGGAGACTG
- the LOC133868741 gene encoding chlorophyllase-2-like isoform X1: MTSVPVSVSASASASATKTTQNVFDVGKYETVLRTVETGTESNLPIPPPQQLLIAMPSEAGEFPLLVFVHGYLLSNSFYSQLIQHIASHGFIVIAPKLYTVAGPSATVDIDSTVATTNWLLEGLHYLLPPQVQPNMKKLGLAGHSRGGKAAFALVLEKAATSLKFSALIGIDPVDGLGKGCQTPPPVLTYVPHSFDLDMPAMVIGTELGEIGNTLLFCVTLPAPAPKGVNHEDFFNECRKPACHFFVKDYGHCDMLDDDIGLLAGIAINIMCKSGKSREPMRRFVGGIVVAFMKAYLLDDNSDLMAIRDGQETAPVELKTIEFLE, from the exons ATGACTTCTGttcctgtttctgtttctgcttctgcttctgcttctgctaCTAAAACCACACAAAATGTTTTTGATGTAGGGAAGTACGAAACGGTGCTTCGAACAGTAGAAACTGGGACTGAGTCTAACCTTCCTATCCCACCTCCACAGCAGCTTTTGATTGCCATGCCATCTGAAGCTGGTGAATTCCCACTACTTGTCTTCGTCCATGGTTACCTTCTCTCCAACTCATTTTATTCTCAGCTTATCCAACACATCGCTTCTCATGGATTCATTGTCATCGCCCCTAAG TTATACACCGTGGCTGGACCATCTGCAACTGTTGACATTGACTCCACAGTGGCCACAACAAATTGGTTACTCGAGGGACTCCATTACTTGCTTCCACCGCAGGTTCAACCAAATATGAAAAAGCTAGGACTCGCTGGCCATAGCCGTGGAGGCAAGGCCGCTTTTGCACTTGTTCTTGAAAAAGCAGCAACTTCTCTAAAGTTCTCTGCTCTAATAGGCATTGACCCAGTTGATGGACTAGGCAAAGGTTGCCAGACCCCTCCGCCAGTACTCACCTATGTTCCTCATTCATTTGACCTTGACATGCCTGCAATGGTCATTGGTACTGAATTGGGTGAAATCGGAAATACTCTTCTATTTTGTGTTACTCTTCCTGCTCCTGCTCCTAAGGGAGTTAACCATGAGGATTTCTTCAATGAATGTCGGAAACCGGCTTGTCATTTTTTTGTGAAGGACTATGGCCATTGTGATATGTTAGATGACGATATCGGGTTGCTTGCTGGGATAGCTATAAATATTATGTGTAAGAGTGGGAAGTCTAGGGAACCCATGAGGAGGTTTGTTGGAGGAATTGTTGTTGCATTCATGAAAGCCTATCTGCTAGATGATAACAGTGACTTAATGGCTATAAGAGATGGGCAGGAGACTG